Proteins encoded together in one Planctomyces sp. SH-PL14 window:
- a CDS encoding ComEA family DNA-binding protein, translating into MGNIESEHPAATPDSPAPSPDLTPAPDTALTLTRRDRLFLSGCALVILALMTLRIVSLRLLRPPEVEVFRSPENTLAMRVEINSATWVEWMQLEGIGETTARNIVADREKRGPFQNVEDVSRVRGIGDAKLAAMRPYLQCSDCDK; encoded by the coding sequence GTGGGCAACATCGAATCCGAACACCCCGCCGCCACCCCGGACTCCCCCGCTCCGTCGCCCGACCTGACTCCCGCGCCCGACACAGCGCTCACTCTGACGCGGCGCGACCGGCTGTTCCTCAGCGGCTGCGCACTCGTCATCCTCGCCCTCATGACCCTGCGGATCGTCTCGCTTCGACTCCTCCGCCCCCCCGAAGTCGAAGTCTTCCGCTCACCCGAGAACACACTCGCCATGCGGGTCGAGATCAACTCCGCCACCTGGGTCGAGTGGATGCAGCTCGAAGGGATCGGCGAAACCACCGCCCGCAACATCGTCGCCGACCGGGAGAAGCGAGGTCCGTTCCAGAACGTGGAAGACGTCAGCCGCGTCCGAGGCATCGGCGACGCCAAACTCGCCGCCATGCGGCCCTACCTGCAATGCTCGGACTGCGACAAGTAG
- a CDS encoding AAA family ATPase, whose product MTTTEVLDDLRSRILSRYSLISLRTYEEDRWENLLADLALELERGFVVWSITSGPQPPLDSRQTTVPEPLELLDQIARVEPDHLFLLKDFHPYLSDPKITRKLRDLLPILAEQRKTLVWMGPVENTPIELLKDVTSIELPLPGIEEMTDVLRSTIDRMMPGRTVETNHEEHMVKAVLGLTTREAGKAFARALTGVEEITEEVYPALVREKRHMVQGSDLLEFFDLDESIDSIGGLEALKDWVKQRSEAYSSDARARGISYPKGVLLAGVQGCGKSLSAKAIARVLGFPLVRMDMANLLESTRGGSEQNLREVLRLMEMIAPSVLWLEEIDKAFAGFDSEAGSGGDATMSRIIARFLTWLQEHTSPVFVVATANNVSKLPPELLRRGRFDEMFFVDLPNFHERKMIFGIHLKKRGWKPDKFDIETLSNNTEGYSGAEIEQIVNAAIIESYSKGRMLSDKDLDDARELLVPLSVTMEDQIFGLREWARTRCRPATPDSRIMQIMEEEERRGEQDVQDGSGAAPKLKWLELAEHGQIAAAVVEHVRFYDNVTFDRLLNDFGNFAQKGGDFGLVLRADPKVVLWTRMSQDFADMIAEFIAKKRLYITPVTPEPYAGTRHPNLPVVEELVEEKQEKPVWLPTVLRLVPPRGGSAKFSTLARIRMGK is encoded by the coding sequence ATGACGACCACCGAAGTCCTCGACGACCTCCGCTCGCGGATCCTCTCCCGTTACTCCCTCATCAGCCTCCGCACCTACGAAGAGGACCGCTGGGAAAACCTCCTCGCCGACCTCGCCCTCGAACTCGAACGAGGCTTCGTCGTCTGGTCCATCACCAGCGGCCCCCAACCACCCCTCGACTCCCGCCAGACAACCGTCCCCGAACCCCTCGAACTCCTCGACCAGATCGCCCGCGTCGAGCCCGACCACCTGTTCCTCCTCAAGGACTTCCACCCCTACCTCAGCGACCCCAAAATCACCCGCAAGCTCCGCGACCTCCTGCCGATCCTGGCGGAACAGCGGAAAACCCTCGTCTGGATGGGGCCGGTCGAAAATACCCCCATCGAACTGCTCAAAGACGTCACCTCAATCGAACTCCCGCTCCCCGGGATCGAGGAAATGACCGACGTCCTCCGCTCGACCATCGACCGCATGATGCCCGGTCGGACCGTCGAGACGAACCACGAAGAACACATGGTGAAAGCGGTCCTGGGCCTCACGACCCGCGAGGCCGGGAAAGCCTTCGCGCGAGCCCTCACCGGCGTCGAAGAGATCACCGAGGAGGTCTACCCGGCGCTCGTCCGCGAGAAGCGGCACATGGTCCAGGGCTCGGACCTCCTGGAGTTCTTCGACCTCGACGAAAGCATCGACAGCATCGGCGGACTCGAGGCCCTTAAGGACTGGGTGAAGCAGCGGTCCGAAGCCTACTCGTCCGACGCCCGGGCGCGGGGCATCTCCTATCCCAAGGGGGTCCTGCTGGCCGGGGTCCAGGGGTGCGGAAAGTCGCTCAGCGCCAAAGCGATCGCCCGCGTCCTCGGTTTCCCGCTCGTCCGGATGGACATGGCGAACCTCCTCGAATCGACGCGCGGCGGCTCCGAGCAGAACCTCCGCGAAGTGCTGCGGTTGATGGAGATGATCGCTCCCTCGGTGCTTTGGCTTGAAGAAATCGACAAGGCGTTTGCCGGTTTCGACTCCGAGGCGGGCTCGGGCGGCGACGCCACGATGTCCCGGATCATCGCCCGGTTCCTGACCTGGCTTCAGGAGCACACCTCGCCGGTGTTCGTCGTGGCGACCGCCAACAACGTCTCGAAGCTCCCCCCGGAACTCCTGCGGCGCGGTCGCTTCGACGAGATGTTCTTCGTCGACCTGCCGAACTTCCACGAGCGGAAGATGATCTTCGGCATCCACCTCAAGAAGCGGGGCTGGAAGCCGGACAAGTTCGACATCGAAACTCTGTCGAACAACACGGAAGGCTACAGCGGGGCCGAGATCGAGCAGATCGTGAACGCCGCGATCATCGAGTCCTACAGCAAGGGGCGGATGCTGAGCGACAAGGACCTCGACGATGCCCGGGAGCTCCTGGTCCCGCTCTCCGTCACGATGGAGGACCAGATCTTCGGCCTGCGGGAGTGGGCCCGGACCCGCTGCCGCCCGGCGACTCCGGACAGCCGGATCATGCAGATCATGGAGGAGGAAGAACGCCGCGGCGAGCAGGATGTTCAGGACGGAAGCGGCGCGGCTCCCAAGCTCAAGTGGCTGGAGCTGGCGGAGCACGGTCAGATCGCAGCCGCGGTTGTCGAGCACGTGCGGTTCTACGACAACGTGACGTTCGACCGGCTGCTGAATGACTTCGGGAACTTTGCGCAGAAGGGCGGTGACTTCGGGCTCGTCCTGCGGGCCGATCCGAAGGTCGTGCTGTGGACCCGGATGTCGCAGGACTTTGCCGACATGATCGCCGAGTTCATCGCCAAGAAGCGGCTCTACATCACTCCCGTAACGCCCGAGCCCTATGCGGGGACGCGGCATCCCAACCTCCCGGTCGTCGAAGAGCTGGTTGAAGAGAAGCAGGAGAAACCGGTCTGGCTGCCGACGGTTCTCCGTCTGGTGCCGCCGCGGGGAGGGAGTGCCAAGTTCAGCACGTTGGCGCGGATCCGGATGGGAAAGTAG
- a CDS encoding lysophospholipid acyltransferase family protein yields MSILKLRHIGEYVAFRMVGVVLGILSVGQTKTFAETTAWVMTRVLPRKITRYNVAFENIQKSFPDRSPAEIDRMIHGMWVHFVRLMAEMIQLPRKVTLTNCREVFVFRQRDQAVKAILSGRPVFMLGGHYGNWEVSTAAFGLFGYPMGIIAREMDNPYLHNWFVRARQYTGHKLYLKRGSWDEMVKLLQAGGSLGLLGDQDAGKRGVFVDFFGRPASTFKSIALMAMEYKALLIVGYGIRLPDHPDARWARFEIGVEDVIDPLEVDSNDPVKEITTRYTQALEAAIRRAPEQYFWVHRRWKTDAPAKRVRAKDAA; encoded by the coding sequence TTGTCGATCCTCAAACTCCGCCACATCGGGGAATACGTCGCCTTCCGGATGGTCGGCGTCGTCCTGGGGATCCTCTCCGTCGGTCAGACCAAGACCTTCGCCGAAACGACCGCGTGGGTCATGACCCGCGTCCTGCCGCGAAAAATCACCCGCTACAACGTCGCCTTCGAAAACATCCAGAAGTCCTTCCCGGACCGCTCACCCGCCGAAATCGACCGGATGATCCACGGGATGTGGGTCCACTTCGTCCGGCTCATGGCGGAGATGATCCAGCTCCCGCGGAAGGTCACCCTCACCAACTGCCGCGAAGTCTTCGTCTTCCGCCAGCGGGACCAGGCGGTCAAGGCCATCCTCTCCGGCCGCCCCGTCTTCATGCTGGGAGGCCACTACGGCAACTGGGAGGTCTCCACCGCCGCCTTCGGGCTGTTCGGATACCCGATGGGGATCATCGCCCGCGAGATGGACAACCCCTACCTGCACAACTGGTTCGTTCGGGCCCGGCAGTACACCGGCCACAAGCTCTACCTCAAGCGGGGGAGCTGGGACGAGATGGTGAAGCTCCTCCAGGCCGGAGGAAGCCTGGGACTTCTCGGCGACCAGGACGCCGGCAAGCGGGGAGTCTTCGTCGACTTCTTCGGCCGCCCCGCCTCGACCTTCAAGTCGATCGCCCTGATGGCGATGGAGTACAAGGCTCTCCTCATCGTCGGCTACGGCATTCGCTTGCCGGACCATCCGGACGCCCGCTGGGCCCGGTTCGAGATCGGTGTCGAGGACGTCATTGATCCGCTGGAAGTCGACTCCAACGACCCCGTGAAAGAGATCACGACCCGCTACACGCAGGCACTCGAGGCGGCGATTCGTCGGGCGCCAGAGCAGTACTTCTGGGTCCACCGCCGCTGGAAGACCGACGCTCCCGCGAAGCGAGTCCGGGCCAAGGACGCGGCTTGA
- the hemL gene encoding glutamate-1-semialdehyde 2,1-aminomutase, which yields MQSRTKSREHFERASRSIPGGVNSPARAFGGVGGHPSIIARGDRQYLYDIDGNRLLDYIGSWGPHILGHRHPEVIAAITQALETGTSFGAPTEAETELAEFIVHTIPSIEKVRMVNSGTEATMSAIRLARGFTGRSVIVKFAGCYHGHVDSLLVQAGSGALTLGVPSSPGVPAGCTADTVNLEYNDVQELSDTFAKRGSEIAAVILEPVVGNMGLVKPTPEFLAALRELCTRHGALLIFDEVMTGFRVAFGGAQELFGIKPDLTTLGKIVGGGMPVGAYGGRADVMDAISPVGPVYQAGTLSGNPLAMASGLATLRVLKKTNPYPELEAKSARLCGELSKAATAAGIPHTCPRVGSMFTLFFNPEPVTGFRVAKTSDTQRFAKFFHGMLGRGIYLACSQFEAHFVSACHTDEDIDATVQAAREVFATL from the coding sequence ATGCAGTCGCGCACCAAGAGCCGGGAACATTTTGAGCGGGCCAGTCGATCGATTCCGGGCGGGGTCAACAGCCCGGCCCGGGCCTTCGGCGGTGTCGGCGGGCACCCGTCGATCATCGCCCGCGGGGACCGGCAGTACCTGTACGACATCGATGGGAACCGGCTCCTCGACTACATCGGCTCCTGGGGGCCGCACATCCTGGGGCACCGGCACCCGGAGGTGATTGCCGCCATCACGCAGGCCCTCGAAACCGGCACGAGCTTTGGTGCGCCGACCGAAGCGGAGACGGAGCTCGCGGAGTTCATCGTCCACACGATTCCGTCGATCGAGAAGGTCCGGATGGTGAACTCCGGCACCGAAGCGACGATGAGCGCCATCCGGCTGGCCCGCGGCTTCACCGGGCGGAGCGTGATCGTCAAGTTCGCGGGCTGCTATCACGGGCATGTCGACAGCCTGCTCGTGCAGGCCGGGAGCGGGGCCCTGACGCTCGGCGTCCCGAGCAGCCCGGGCGTTCCAGCCGGTTGCACTGCCGACACTGTCAACCTGGAGTACAACGACGTTCAGGAGCTTTCCGACACGTTTGCCAAGCGGGGCTCGGAGATCGCCGCGGTGATCCTGGAGCCGGTCGTCGGCAACATGGGACTCGTGAAGCCGACGCCGGAGTTCCTCGCGGCCCTGCGGGAGCTCTGCACGCGGCACGGGGCTCTCCTGATTTTCGACGAGGTCATGACCGGTTTCCGGGTCGCCTTCGGCGGGGCTCAGGAGCTGTTCGGGATCAAGCCGGATTTGACGACGCTCGGAAAGATTGTCGGTGGGGGGATGCCGGTCGGCGCGTATGGCGGGCGGGCGGACGTGATGGACGCCATCTCGCCGGTCGGTCCGGTGTATCAGGCGGGAACGCTGTCAGGGAATCCGCTGGCGATGGCGAGCGGGCTGGCGACGCTGCGGGTCCTCAAGAAGACGAATCCTTACCCGGAGCTGGAAGCGAAGTCGGCGCGGTTGTGTGGGGAGCTGTCGAAGGCGGCGACGGCGGCGGGGATTCCGCATACCTGCCCGCGGGTGGGGAGCATGTTCACGTTGTTCTTCAATCCGGAGCCGGTGACTGGTTTCCGGGTGGCGAAGACTTCGGACACGCAGCGGTTTGCGAAGTTCTTCCATGGGATGTTGGGCCGTGGGATTTATCTGGCGTGCAGCCAGTTTGAAGCGCACTTCGTTTCAGCCTGCCATACGGATGAGGACATTGATGCGACGGTGCAGGCCGCGCGAGAAGTCTTCGCCACGCTGTAA
- a CDS encoding DEAD/DEAH box helicase, whose protein sequence is MKSVSFADLPLHEDIQAVLVEEGYTIPTPIQAQAIPPIDEDRDVLGTAQTGTGKTAAFALPLLTRIHEERRGCQPNSPLVLILSPTRELASQISESIKTYGRRTHVRQTAIFGGVGQGTQVQALRKGVHILVATPGRLQDLMSQGHVRLDRVEVLVLDEADQMCDMGFLPDLKRIVAKLPADRQSLFFSATMPPTVADFANSLLTDPVHISVAPQSTTTERVEQRVLMMPNTAKRDTLNRLLQDNNFSQVLVFVRTKRRADIVCRQLRQADVDADSIHGDKTQGMRTRALLQFRTGRIRVLVATDVAARGIDIDGISHVINYDMPTDPESYVHRIGRTGRAGAEGIAVTFCTPEDQADLRLIEKTIKMTLNKRAIPGSSIPAATDAASPAPQSGNAPAGGGSRRRGPAGPRRPEQRANQQRIAAEGGGSRPAGERRRESDRRNGGEQRRGGESRQAAGQRPAGERRPARPGHQAGSTGAGRGHQSQGESGRARRPAGEQRSEQSSGQGNQAGAPRRRRSRRPASPAAAQGGR, encoded by the coding sequence TTGAAAAGCGTTTCGTTTGCTGACCTTCCCCTGCACGAAGACATCCAAGCCGTGCTGGTGGAAGAGGGCTACACCATTCCCACCCCGATCCAGGCGCAGGCCATCCCGCCGATCGACGAGGACCGCGACGTCCTCGGGACCGCCCAGACCGGGACGGGCAAGACGGCCGCCTTTGCCCTGCCCCTGCTGACCCGCATTCATGAAGAGCGCCGCGGCTGCCAGCCGAATTCCCCCCTCGTCCTGATCCTGTCCCCGACCCGCGAGCTTGCCTCGCAGATCAGCGAGAGCATCAAGACCTACGGCCGCCGGACCCATGTCCGCCAGACCGCCATCTTCGGCGGCGTCGGCCAGGGGACGCAGGTTCAGGCTCTCCGCAAGGGAGTCCACATCCTCGTCGCCACTCCGGGTCGCCTGCAGGACCTGATGAGTCAGGGTCACGTCCGGCTCGACCGCGTCGAAGTCCTCGTCCTCGACGAAGCGGACCAGATGTGCGACATGGGCTTCCTGCCCGACCTCAAGCGGATCGTCGCCAAGCTCCCGGCCGACCGGCAGTCGCTGTTCTTCTCTGCGACGATGCCGCCGACCGTGGCCGACTTTGCGAATTCGCTGCTGACCGATCCGGTCCACATCAGCGTCGCCCCGCAGTCGACGACGACCGAACGGGTCGAGCAGCGGGTCCTGATGATGCCGAACACGGCCAAGCGGGATACGCTCAACCGGTTGCTGCAGGACAACAACTTCTCGCAGGTTCTCGTCTTTGTCCGGACGAAGCGGCGGGCGGACATCGTCTGCCGGCAGCTCCGTCAGGCAGACGTGGACGCGGACTCGATCCACGGCGACAAGACGCAGGGGATGCGGACGCGGGCTCTGCTCCAGTTCCGCACCGGCCGGATCCGCGTGCTGGTGGCGACCGACGTCGCCGCCCGCGGGATCGACATCGACGGGATCTCGCACGTCATCAACTACGACATGCCGACCGACCCCGAGAGCTACGTCCACCGCATTGGCCGGACCGGCCGCGCGGGGGCCGAAGGGATCGCGGTCACGTTCTGCACCCCCGAGGACCAGGCCGACCTGCGGCTGATCGAGAAGACGATCAAGATGACGCTGAACAAGCGGGCGATTCCGGGATCCTCGATCCCCGCCGCGACGGACGCTGCCTCCCCTGCCCCGCAGAGCGGAAACGCTCCTGCCGGTGGCGGATCGCGGCGGCGTGGTCCCGCGGGACCTCGTCGTCCGGAGCAGCGGGCGAACCAGCAGCGGATCGCCGCCGAAGGGGGCGGTTCGCGTCCCGCTGGCGAGCGTCGGCGGGAATCCGACCGCCGCAACGGCGGCGAGCAGCGCCGCGGCGGTGAGTCGCGGCAGGCAGCTGGTCAGCGGCCTGCCGGGGAACGTCGTCCGGCTCGCCCCGGTCACCAGGCCGGCAGCACCGGCGCGGGACGGGGACATCAATCGCAGGGTGAATCCGGACGGGCCCGCCGCCCGGCTGGCGAGCAGCGTTCGGAGCAGTCGTCCGGTCAGGGGAACCAGGCCGGTGCGCCGCGCCGCCGTCGTTCCCGCCGCCCGGCCTCTCCGGCCGCCGCGCAGGGCGGTCGTTAA
- a CDS encoding VOC family protein has product MSNFNTEKNRIVWADIPVADLDRAARFYGAVLKNQVTKQEFNGYQFCVLDHHDGNGGCLILHPDQISSSGGILVYFNVDGRIRDAVAQAETHGGMVTEAVHSMGPHGHRALVLDSEGNRIALHSNTDA; this is encoded by the coding sequence ATGAGCAACTTCAACACGGAAAAGAACCGGATCGTCTGGGCCGATATCCCGGTGGCCGACCTCGACCGGGCCGCCCGGTTTTATGGAGCGGTCCTCAAGAATCAGGTCACGAAACAGGAGTTCAACGGCTACCAGTTCTGCGTGCTGGATCACCACGACGGCAACGGCGGCTGCCTGATCCTGCACCCCGACCAGATTTCGTCGAGCGGCGGGATCCTGGTGTACTTCAACGTCGACGGGCGGATCCGCGACGCCGTGGCGCAGGCGGAAACGCACGGCGGGATGGTGACGGAAGCGGTCCATTCGATGGGGCCGCACGGTCACCGGGCCCTGGTTCTCGACAGCGAAGGGAACCGCATCGCCCTCCACTCCAACACGGACGCCTGA
- a CDS encoding ExbD/TolR family protein — MRAPTRRRSYGMSLNLTPMIDVVFNLVIFFLVTSHFARSEAVDPVDLPKATQSVEEENLPHRLAITVPIDKTLRVNSREVTLEEIREMLIAGRQHEDFAVQIRADKAVPYEAVEPILLECAKLGVTRFGFKTVE; from the coding sequence ATGAGAGCCCCGACCCGCCGTCGCAGCTACGGAATGTCGCTCAACCTGACGCCGATGATCGACGTCGTGTTCAACCTCGTCATCTTCTTCCTGGTGACGTCGCACTTCGCCCGGAGCGAGGCGGTCGATCCGGTCGACCTGCCGAAGGCCACGCAGAGCGTCGAGGAGGAAAACCTCCCGCACCGGCTGGCGATCACGGTCCCGATCGACAAAACGTTGCGGGTCAACAGCCGCGAGGTGACGCTCGAGGAGATCCGCGAGATGCTGATCGCCGGCCGCCAGCACGAGGACTTTGCCGTCCAGATCCGGGCGGACAAGGCGGTCCCCTACGAGGCGGTCGAGCCGATCCTCCTGGAGTGCGCGAAGCTCGGCGTCACCCGGTTCGGGTTCAAGACCGTCGAGTGA
- a CDS encoding MotA/TolQ/ExbB proton channel family protein, with amino-acid sequence MPKGVGVRWVRIGILVLVALFLVLPNDAWAALEDPIFRHGRLEVRALLRAGGAIGYVVIALSIAMVALVVEHVLTIRRGAMIPYGLAEEVHKLVSAGQIVQAYEQAKRYPSFLGYLLQSGLQEAQYGHDAAEKAMEDTAVEQAARLSRRIEYLSLIGVLGPLLGLMGTVWGMIQAFSEFAEKANPQTADFAPGISEALVSTFFGLTLAIPAQTFFAIFRNRIDEFVAEASLLAGHALGPLKKRRP; translated from the coding sequence ATGCCAAAGGGAGTCGGAGTGCGCTGGGTCCGGATCGGGATTCTGGTGCTGGTCGCGCTGTTCCTCGTTTTGCCCAACGATGCTTGGGCGGCACTGGAAGACCCGATCTTTCGCCACGGCCGCCTGGAAGTCCGGGCCCTGCTCCGGGCCGGAGGGGCGATCGGTTACGTCGTCATCGCTCTCAGCATCGCGATGGTGGCCCTCGTCGTGGAGCACGTCCTGACGATCCGCCGCGGAGCGATGATCCCCTACGGGCTCGCCGAAGAGGTTCACAAACTCGTCTCCGCCGGCCAGATCGTGCAGGCTTACGAGCAGGCGAAGCGGTACCCGAGCTTTCTGGGCTACCTGCTGCAGTCGGGACTCCAGGAGGCCCAGTACGGCCACGACGCCGCCGAAAAGGCGATGGAAGACACGGCGGTCGAGCAGGCGGCCCGCCTGTCGCGGAGGATCGAATACCTCTCGCTGATCGGTGTTCTCGGCCCCCTGCTGGGGCTGATGGGGACCGTCTGGGGGATGATCCAGGCGTTCTCGGAATTCGCCGAGAAAGCCAACCCGCAGACCGCTGACTTTGCCCCCGGAATCTCCGAGGCTCTCGTCTCGACGTTCTTCGGTCTGACGCTGGCGATCCCCGCCCAGACGTTCTTTGCGATCTTCCGCAACCGGATCGACGAGTTCGTGGCCGAGGCGTCGCTGCTCGCCGGCCACGCGCTGGGGCCGCTCAAGAAGAGGCGGCCATGA
- a CDS encoding SDR family oxidoreductase: protein MGYTILTGATGLLGRYLVRDLLEQDVPLAVLVRPSRKKSPQVRVEAMMRSWENQLGRSLGRPVVLEGDINQPDFGLNADQIKWAAENCDGLIHNAASLAFVTTGRHAEPYRTNVDGTRNVLEFCRQADIRRFFHVSTAYVAGKRVGRCFEDEVNVGQEVSNCYEQSKIEAEELVRGAAPDMFDSLTVFRPGIIIGDSQTGMTTTYHNFYAMLQIANTLVSQLGEPNATGLTRADLVKFNLDGHERKNLVPVDWVSEVMSWIITHPENHGKTYHLTPRATATTRLMRDVVEASVGVYGVEFYGAGERVRETRHDAEDLFFEHMQVYSSYWRDDPEFDTTNTRLAAPHLPCPHVDRTMLLKLARIVIQSRFQWKDPVVTVPPKAAAQLESAGV, encoded by the coding sequence ATGGGTTACACGATTCTGACGGGAGCCACGGGTCTCCTGGGACGGTATCTGGTGCGGGATCTCCTCGAGCAGGACGTCCCCCTCGCGGTTCTGGTTCGCCCCAGCCGCAAGAAGTCCCCGCAGGTCCGCGTCGAAGCGATGATGCGATCCTGGGAGAACCAGCTCGGACGTTCGCTGGGGCGGCCGGTGGTTCTGGAAGGGGACATCAACCAGCCGGACTTCGGCCTCAATGCCGACCAGATCAAGTGGGCGGCGGAGAACTGCGACGGCCTGATCCACAATGCCGCCAGCCTCGCCTTCGTCACGACCGGCCGGCACGCGGAGCCGTACCGCACGAACGTCGACGGGACGCGCAACGTCCTGGAGTTCTGCCGTCAGGCGGACATCCGCCGGTTCTTCCACGTCTCGACCGCCTATGTCGCGGGGAAACGCGTGGGCCGCTGCTTCGAGGATGAGGTCAATGTCGGCCAGGAGGTCTCGAACTGCTACGAGCAGAGCAAGATCGAGGCGGAGGAACTGGTCCGGGGGGCGGCTCCGGACATGTTCGACTCGCTGACCGTCTTCCGGCCGGGGATCATCATCGGGGACAGCCAGACCGGGATGACCACGACCTATCACAACTTCTACGCGATGCTGCAGATCGCCAACACCCTGGTTTCGCAGCTGGGTGAGCCCAATGCGACCGGGCTGACTCGGGCGGACCTCGTGAAGTTCAATCTCGACGGCCACGAGCGGAAGAACCTCGTGCCGGTCGACTGGGTCTCCGAAGTGATGAGCTGGATCATCACGCACCCGGAGAACCACGGAAAGACCTACCACCTGACCCCCCGGGCCACGGCAACAACGCGGCTCATGCGGGACGTCGTCGAGGCGTCGGTCGGCGTCTACGGCGTCGAGTTCTACGGCGCGGGAGAGCGGGTCCGGGAGACCCGCCACGATGCCGAAGACCTGTTCTTCGAGCACATGCAGGTGTACAGCTCCTACTGGCGCGACGATCCGGAGTTCGACACCACGAACACCCGCCTCGCCGCTCCGCACCTTCCCTGTCCGCACGTCGACCGGACGATGCTCCTCAAGCTGGCGCGGATCGTCATCCAGTCCCGCTTCCAGTGGAAGGACCCGGTTGTCACGGTGCCGCCGAAGGCCGCGGCTCAGCTTGAGTCGGCCGGCGTCTGA
- a CDS encoding sugar phosphate isomerase/epimerase family protein, giving the protein MIRSAVTISLVEQARGGPFVFWDDVEAGIRKAAELGFDAVELFAPGPDAVSVERVRSLLDGHGLKMAAVGTGAGWVIHKRQLCDPDAAGRRAAIDFIRSMIDFGGALGAPAIIGSMQGRWQGEVTKPAALDMLLEALVELGDHARQYGVPLIYEPLNRYETNLCNTQQDGVSLLERHPAINVRLLADLFHMNIEETSIAAGLRDGGRWIGHVHFVDSNRRPAGLGHMDYGPVAAALSEIGYDRYASAEAFAYPDPDAAARQTIETFRRVFR; this is encoded by the coding sequence ATGATCCGTTCCGCCGTCACGATCAGCCTCGTCGAGCAGGCCCGCGGGGGCCCTTTCGTCTTCTGGGACGACGTCGAGGCCGGGATCCGAAAGGCGGCGGAGCTCGGGTTCGACGCCGTCGAACTCTTCGCCCCCGGGCCGGACGCCGTCTCGGTGGAACGGGTCCGGTCGCTGCTCGACGGCCACGGCCTCAAGATGGCGGCGGTCGGGACCGGCGCCGGCTGGGTGATCCACAAACGGCAGCTCTGCGATCCGGATGCCGCGGGGAGAAGAGCCGCGATCGACTTCATCCGCTCCATGATCGACTTCGGCGGCGCGTTGGGAGCTCCGGCGATCATCGGCTCCATGCAGGGACGGTGGCAGGGCGAGGTCACGAAGCCCGCGGCGCTCGACATGCTCCTGGAGGCCCTCGTGGAACTGGGGGATCACGCCCGGCAATACGGCGTTCCACTGATCTACGAGCCGCTCAACCGCTACGAGACGAACCTCTGCAACACGCAACAGGACGGAGTCTCGCTGCTGGAACGGCACCCGGCGATCAACGTCCGGCTGCTGGCGGACCTGTTCCACATGAACATCGAGGAGACGTCGATCGCCGCCGGGCTCCGCGACGGGGGACGGTGGATCGGCCACGTCCACTTCGTCGATTCCAACCGCCGGCCGGCGGGACTCGGCCACATGGACTACGGGCCTGTCGCGGCCGCATTGAGCGAAATCGGATACGACCGGTACGCCTCGGCCGAAGCGTTCGCCTATCCCGATCCTGACGCCGCGGCCAGGCAGACGATCGAGACGTTCCGCCGCGTCTTCCGGTAA